AATATATTATATTCTAATTCTAATATATAATAAGAATAATATACTTAACATATGTTTGTATATCAATTCGGAAAATTACATGATATTAGGTACTCTAAGTTACTAAATATACGAGTAATCTTCGTAAAAAATATTAAGACTTATTTGACGGGATTTATATACAATATAAAAAAATCTAAATATTTAAAGCCACCATCGTTGATCAAATTTTATTGCCACTTAATTAAGTTGTACTTCCATTTTGGCGTTTATATACGAGTCTTCTGGATCTCATATAACCAAGTAGGTCTGTGTACAAAATATATTAATATTGTCAATACTGATTTTTCGGTACTTACATGAAATAACATTAATGTTTCATATAGacaaacattaaaaatttggtcgTCGGTATTCATTTTTTAATACATGCTCATTTTACATAATTACCTTTACTTATAgattatattaatattattttattaaattcaaTTAATCATCTCTAATTCAGTCTATAATTTCAATTGTATGACCCCTCACAGATAAAATTCTATCAAATTTTTTATTTGGATAAAATgcattaaattatttttaattttatatttaaaatacaATATATCTATGGTTTACGTTTTTTTTGCTAAATCCTTTCTCAATCATAACACACGGCCTAATACATTGTTTTTATACTCGGACCAACATGTTTGTACACTATGCTATTCACCATCAATTTAAAGGAAGGATTTGTCCAACAACCGTGCCAGTTAGAAATATTTTATACAATTAAATCAAAAGATAATTTATTAATTGATATAATAACATcaacataaaataaaataatatataattttcatcCGAGCCAAATTAATATTATACTATTCATCGTCCTTAAAATGAAATCAATATCAAACCAAATATAATTAGTCGGATTTGATCGGTATGATGGGTCTTAAGCTAAAAATAATAATAAGTACTATTTGACCCTACTAAAAAGTATATAAATAAACCGagttaaaatataattaaaattaaaaaaattatttattagtCGGTATAATTACCTcggactaaaataaaataatatatactattcacccggaaaaaaacaaaataatatccatGTACCGACTGAGAATTTCGCAAtgtaatttaaaaattaaaatatagttttgtggatTATGTGGATTTTTGTgaataaataaaagattaaataaTTATGTGGTTAAATATTATTATTGTATAATAGTAACTGGGAATGTAAAGTGACTCGTTTCAGTTTGATGAGTCAACTAAGGGATTAAGTTATGTCGTTCGGCTGTCAAGTTAAACGAAACCTGTATTAAAAAGGGAtgaaaatatttaaaagtgtgaatgtgaaacataTGTGATGATCTTGTGTGTTTGGATGATATTGGAGGTGTGCGTGTTTGAATTTGAGGGTTGtgaaattttaaatatatataaaaagaattataagggttttattgatcttaaaacatttttatataattatagaAATGTGATCAAGGTGTGAGAGTTATTTTATTGCCTTCATAATAATCCAAGGAATTTTCTAAAAATAAGGGATAAATTTATTTGAGTAGTTTgatattataaaatgattagcttattcaaaaatatatttaaaagtactaGCAAGGAGCTAATTTTATGTTTTaagaaaatttaattttaaataaatgcACTTTGTGTGAACGAAAAATATATTTGTTTTGTTGTGTTTTTGCCTAAATAAGAAAAgtagaaaaaaaattaaaagggAGAATGACCATTTTTCCCTtgagtacatatatatatatatatacattccttctccccttcttttcttttttctctcCACCCagttctctcttctctcttttctctcatctctctcgacttctctctctctctctctctctctctctctctctctctctctctctctctttctctctctctctctctctctctctcctccaTTAAACTCAATCTTCACCCAAGATTTGAGTTCCTTATACTCTATTTATGCATAAAGATGCTTGcatgtgtgtgttgtgtgtgtgtttggATGTGTTGCTTGGATTTCACCGAGAACCACTCGGTTATTGACTTTGATTTTGTTTTTGAGTTCGATTCTTCACAACTAAATGATAATCGTGATATGCATTCTAGTTATTTTGGGGAATCGTTAAAATCAGGGGTTTTTGGTTggataccctcgaatgagggcaccatcGAGAAGCCACCACCACCGGTGATGAAcaccggtgaaccggtggtgagcaatGATGCTTGACTGAGCTCTATTAATTCAAAAAGAATCTTTTCAAGTGTTGCATGTTGTAGTTTTTATGAAACCCGAATGTTGCTCTTGAATTTAAAAAGAGATTAAGTTGAATTTTTTATTGTAAATGGCTTATTTGATAATTGTTCATAGAATTATTGCCAATTGAGGTAATAATTCGGTTGCATGTTTGATTCGGTTAATTATTGAGCTAAATGCTATATGTATGTCAAGTTTTTATGAATGCATGGTATAAATCTAAGTTTATAAAGGGTTAAATAGTTAAATTGTATAAAGTGAGATTCAGAGTAATGTATTTAGTATGCTAGAATGAGATTGATTTTGATTTCGAGTTTTAAAGAGGATTTTAATTCGAAAATTTGATAGTGAGGTTCAGTTTTTGAAGGAAATAAAACGAATGAGTAGTTTTTGGTTTGAACTATAGTTTATTCTTGATTTTGAACTTGCATGATGATTATTGTTAAGTGATGTATGATTTACAAAGTTGCATGTAAGATTAAGTGGATGCATGTTGAGTTATTAGGAAATTACTTGGTTTATCATGTGGTTTGGTTCGAATTTTGGGATTAAAAAGAAAGGAATGAGTTGTTTCGATATCGAGCTATACAATTTGCAACTATAACTAAAGTATAGAGTTTTGAGTATAAAGGTATAGTATACTATGTGCTATGTGGGAGTATTTGTGATTAGACTTGAGTATATATTTTAAGTGTTATCGCGATATGGGGTAATCATTAGACGCTCTGAGAAACGTCAAGTGTTGAGTACATTGCTAATTAGGGGTTcggttttggattgtagattcggataacggaggcattcaggctagtaaAGGAAATACTATCTTAGGTGGCAATAGCTCAATAACCGTTAAGCAGGAAAGTGATTTAAGACAAGTAACTCTGCCTTCCCTTATGATTTGAATGTTGAGAGGAattattgatgccatgataaGGTAGTCAACCATTATAGCAATTATGATAAACCTGTCTTTGATTTTGAGAAATCTTGATTTTGATTTTTGTGATAACTTGTTATTGAATCCTGTTCGACCCATTTATAGCAACTTTATTGATTCAAACCTTATTACCTTGCTTAATTCCTTTGTCACCCTATAATCTCGTAAACCTTAAGAGAACCTGCATGAATTCCCTTACGTATCGCTTTGACTAACCTGGATTCTTTGAAACTATTCTAATTCGGAATTATTATACCTTGTGTTCCTCTGATCAAGATCTTTAATATTGATTCCTGTTACTTCTGACTCATTCACTTCTCTTGAatcttgaattgaacttaagaatgattttttaCTTGAATAAGTCCAAATGATTTCACcttcttggtaatgataaaatgaaccTAGTCAACTTTTCCTTCTTCCGAcacaaaggttttccaaacgaatttcTGATGGATAGGATAAAGatgtaagagactagtgggactagtccagtcatataatAGGCTAGCGGGGATAGTCCGACATAAGgctgaaataatgccataggtaccataacgaccagatggaggtcggtacagGCTGAATACCCGTATTATATATAATAAGATGAGTATTCCAATCATGGGTTCCCTATTGTTTAATAAAAGAAAAATTGATTACATTCTTCAAGAAGTAGCTTCCTTAAAACTGAAATGGATTGAATCATATTTTGTTTAAATTGTGGAATTTGAGAACCCTGTTACTTTACActaatagtgatattgattctcGAAGCTTAATTACATGCTTCCTTTCAATTGAGCAACTCATTGAAATCCTtctaatgatttgtgatgaatgtcggctttcaccctatcctgagccttgattcttgaaagcccaaacaTTTTTTCATAATCTTTACATAGtcaaagatagaaatctgccacctagagatttaaatTAGAATGCCTCAGAGGTTGATATTGATATTATTACTGCATTATAGAACTGTTATATAGTTACTTTCTGAGCTTTTGTGctcatttattttctttgatctaaccatggcagttaagcaagaagatggccagacttaggcgcaccgctcgGAAGAGCGTTCCTGGTGGTCCTTACCGCGTCGTAGGTCTCCAGATGTCAGATCAGGTAGCAGTGTGTTTGAGCAAGTGTAATAGTTGGAAGGAATCTATAAGTTGGATCGAATACAGTGGGTTATCTGTTGGTTCTATGTCAGAATCGAatgaatttgaattttattaatattttgggttgtaatatatttattctgGTTGGCTGTTGTAAttttgtctcaaacttaatcatGTTTAGATCTTGTTATTATTTAATCAGGGTTTATTATATCTGTTATTATTATTAGtttaatggtatcagagctacaggatctagtccctgagataagttaggataaaagggtatttgggtatatatatatattacgaGAGTGTttgactcatatagagttgagttagactattaggtatagtccaAGTAAGGTAATTAGGTCAAGATAGTATTTGGAGTTAGGGTGTGGAGTCAGTTGGAAGTcttatttaaccctaatgttgATTATTGGCTATTGTTTTATGTTTCATCTCAGGACCCTAGTTTTGGTAGCGATTCAGAATCTGGGCAGAGTTTACCTGGTTCCCCAGTGGACTCTATTTCACCCCTTTCAGTGGAGACCCTGTATGTTAATTCAGACCCtgaggaggatccatctgagagtagtgaggCCCATATGCATGTTTCTCCCCTAAGACAGGATCTAGAGACCCCAGCCCCTGAACGAGAGTTTGCTATGCTTGTGCGTATGCCTGTCAGTATTGGTGGCAAGTTGGCCCAGAATCGAGattttgtttactcccgtattcctgagttaagagctttggtggataggctagctcgtGAGTCTAGGCAGCAGACGTCGGTGCTGGAGGATGAGTGGAGAGTTCGTATTCAGATGGTGGAGAAGGTTGCCCAGAGGAggttggatgagggaccatcttctaatgatgctgatgctgaggcccggagaGTGCGTAAGATCATTCGTTGGATGCTAACAGTGTTGAGGAAGATTCTTGATGGTTAGAGAGGTTGTGAGTTCAGATGGGACATCTGGTGGAGCCCGTGGTTATTGTGTTTGTGGTTCTTTTCAGCACTgataggctttgggatacttggtcagatatcgggatccctttttcttttcatgactgaatatcagaacttagtgTTGGTTGCAGCAGTAGTAGTTAGGTAGAAGTTAGGGGTCGATAGGGGGATATTatccagtttttcctctatttaaccCTGTTTTATTATTTTACCTTATGTCAGCACTTGTTGTACTCGAACCTTTTATCTGAGTACCTTTGAATCGTTAAATAAATTATGCATCTTGTTTTATATTGTGGACCTTGGAATTTTCATAAACTATTTTGCATATCATGTTTCCAAGCAACCGTACTTAATACCCTATGAAAACATACTTTGTATCTTGTGAGAACACTAATAAATGAGCGAGTTATGTTGTAATAGGATTGCATGCGCAACTGGGTAAAACTTAAAATCCGTAAAGCAATTTCTAAAAGAGTCTCtattgttatatatgccatgttATCGTATTGTTAAATAATTGCTCAttcaggtttgtaagaaatggccaattAACCAAATCATCAAGAAGAGGAAACTCAAACCCAAGATCAAGAACAAAACCAAGATACTCCTATGATGAACCGACTCTTCCAACTTTTGCAACAACCCTCAGCCCCTAAAGTCGGTAACTTCAAGAAATTTCAATCCGTACATCCCCCAGAGTTTGTAGGATTTCCAGATCCGATTAAAGCTCAGTCTTGGTTGACATAAATGGAGAAGGCTTTTGAGTTAGCGGAAGTCAGGGATGATAAGAAGGCGCAGTACATGAGTTATTATCTTAAAGATGAGGCTAGTTATTGGTGGGAATCTTCCAAGGCATTGCTTGAAGGAGAAGTTATAACCTGGGAAAAGTTTACAAAGATGTTTTTAGagaaatatttgccaagttatatgcaagaccagttggaAATGAGGTTTCTGAATCTTAGACAAGAAGACATGACAGTGgcggaatatgaagtgaagttttcaGAGTTGGCCAAATTTATGcctgagtacgtgaatacagAAGCTAAGAAGGCCAAAATATTTCAACAAGGACTTAAGCCATGAATTCAGAGTCAAGTGGCTCTTCTGGAGATAAGGACTTATGCAATTTTGGTACATAAAGCAATAATTATAGAAGGAGAAAGAGAAGCAACTAAGAGGGAAAATAAAGGAAAGAAGAGAAAGTTTGAGGGATCTGATCAAGAACAAGGAAGCTTTAAGTTTGGAGGAAAGTTTGGGAAGAATCTTGTGAATCAGAACCAGAAGTTTCAGAATTCAAGTCTGGGAATGGAAATCAGAAAAATCGTTTCCAGAAGTCGGGACAAGCAGTGAAGGATAATAGACCCCAGATTCAGGAGTGTAAGATTTGTCGAAAGCGACACCTGGGGAGGTGCAATAAGCTAAATGTGACGTGctttaaatgcaaccagaaaggacACTACTCAACGGAATGCCCAAGCGGTGCAGGAAAGCCAGAGATGACTTGTTTTAAATATGGGAAGGTAGGCCATATGGCAAGGAACTGTAgggagcctgttcagaaggtaAATGTTCTTAGGATTGTTGGACCACCACTCCCAGAAACACCAACAGCCCAGTCAAGGGCAAGGACATtcaacatgaccatgaaagatgCAGTGCAGAATgtggatgtggtagcaggtacGCTTGTTATAAATTCAGTAGAAGTCGAAGTGTTAATGGActctggagctactagatcttttattgcTGAAAGTGTTATTGATAGATTAAAGTGCATTGCGTATCTTCTTGAAACCACTTTAATTATAGAAGTAGCGATTCAAGAAAGAGTTACTGCCAACAGGATTTGTCCTAATTGCGAATTGCTTATAGACagtcggcacttttctgctaacttaataccttttaagctaggagaatttgacgttatattagggcTGGGTTGGTTGTTAAACCACGACGCGCAAATTGAGTGTAAaagcaagaaagtgaaattaAAGTCCAAAGATGGTGTTCAGGTGATATTCAGAATAAAGAGGCAGGAAAGTTTCTAACGGCTATCCAAACGAAGAGATTATTACGACAGGGATGCGAagcgtatttggctcatgtaaAAGATGTAGAGGCAGAATCCTTAAGAATTAaggatattccagtagttaaagATTTTCTCGATGTGTTTCtagatgaattacctggactacctccggatcgagaGATTGAGTTCATGATCGATTtagctcctggaacggaaccagttttgAAAGCTCCCTATCGAATGGCGCCTGTCAAGATGAAGGAATTAACGAtacaattgcaagaattgttaaaCAAAGGAGTAATTCACctgagtgtatccccgtggggtgcaccagtgttattcgtaaagaagaaagatggaagcatgtgattgtgtatcgattaccgCAAATTGAATAATTtgactattaagaataagtatcctctgTCGCGAATTCAtaatttatttgatcagctgaaaagAGCTACCTATTTAtcgaagattgatttaagatctggataccatcaattaaagatcaaggccgaagacATACCCAAGATGACATTttgaacgagatatggacactatgagttcttggtaatggcatttggtttgaaTAATGTgccagcagcatttatggatcttgTGAATAGAGTGCTCAAGCAATATTTAGATAAGTTTGTGATAGTGTATtattgatgatatcttgatatactctaaGTCAGAGGCTGAATATATggaacatttgaggatttctttagAAATTTTAAGGAAAGAGAAGTTATACGCGAAGTTtttgaaatgtgaattttggctaaaggaagttcACTTTCTCGGACATGTAGTCAATAGTTAGGGTATCAAAGTCGATCCCGCAAAGGTAGAAGCTATGATGAATTGGGCCAAAGACTCCCACAGAAGTAAGACGTTTTCTTTGATTAGCGGAATATTATAGAAGACTcgtacaagatttttctaagattgttgTTCCCTTGACTAaattgacaaggaagaatgaaaagtttgtttggacggataagtgtgaggaaagttttcaagagctaaaAAAGAGGTTAGTAACGGCACCGGTATTGGTTCTACCCGATGAGACGGGTGAGTTTATAATCTACAATGATGCTTCATATAAATGACTAGGTTGTGTGCTAATATAACACGGAAAGGTAATAACATATGCGTCAAGGAATTTATAGCCACACGAACCGGAGTACcctacgcatgatttggaattagcagcaattaTGTTTGCTCTTAGGATTTGGAGGCACTAtttacggagaaaagtgtgagatttatacggatcataagagcttaaagtatatctttacgcagaaagaaatgaacatgaggcaaaggagatggatggaattgatcaaggattacgactgtacgaTAAGTTATCATCCCGGGAAGGCGAATGTTGTAGCGGATACGTTAAGCCGCAAGGAAATGTTGAATGTGTTGACTTCGTTCGAagagttgatcaaggaatttgagaagttgGAAATAGAAGTACGAGTTCTAGAATTTGTAAATGAAGCAACGTATGCGATGACATTTCAGCcagagattttggaaaagattcgatatTGTCAAGAATAAGTGATGAATCACGAAAATGACAAATTGACAGGAGAAGAGGTTAGAACTCAAAATGATGAGAAAGGAATATACTGATTTGGCTCACGTATTTGGATTCTAAcattgtggaactaaagcacgaaaTTTTGCACAAAGCACATAATTCGAGGTTTTCGATTCACCCtagaagtacgaaaatgtacaaggacttaaaagagaattattggtggccaaatatgaaaaaggaaatcgcggaatggataagtaaatgctatacgtgtcaaagagtaaaagtggaacatcagcgaccgagtggattgcttcaaccattGGATATACCCAAATAAAAATGGGAGCATATCACGATGTATTTTGTGATAGGATTGCCAAAGACTAAGTATAATCAAGATGCGATTTGGGTAATAGTCGATCAAATGACAAAATCAACAcatttcttgcctatcaacgaaagattctcattggaaaagttggtcaaaatGTACTTGGATGAAAttgtaatgcgtcatggagtaccagtgtCTATCGTATTCGATAGAGATCTGAGATTCAACTCGAGATATTTGCGACAATTTCATGttcatttgggaactaagttaaaaatgagtaaggcgtatcatccgcagactgacaaataaagcgaaaggactatttaAATGATCGAGGATATGTTGAGAACTTAGGCGttggatttcaaaggaaattgggatgacaATTTGCCGTTaattgaattttcttacaataacattATCACGCGAGTATCGGCATGCCATCCTATGAAGtgttatatggaagaaaatatAGATCCCCTACCTATTGGGATGAGGTTGGCGAGCGCAAGCTGTTGGGCCCAGAATTAGTGCAACAAAcgaaagagaaagtggaagtgaTTCACAAAAGGCTGGtagctgctcaagatcgacaaagaAAGTACGCAGATAAAAATAGAAAAGATATGCTATTCGAACCCGGAGACAAAGCACTGTTAAAGATCTCTTCATGGAAAGGTCTATACAGATTCAggaagaaagggaagttaagtcgtagatatattggacctttcgaGGTGTTAGGGCAAGTCGAAAAAGTGGCATAGGAGTTATCATTACCCTCTCAGATGCAATatcttcataacgtgttccacgtcTCCCTTCTAAAAAGTATAATGCCGATGCTAgtcatgtgatcgagttggaacaACGGAGAttcaacaagatctttcatatgtAGAACAACTAGTGCGAATCCTAGATCGAAAAGAAAAAagcgcttagaaataaagtggtgcctttagttagagttttgtggagaaattcTAAGAtagaggaatcaacttgggaattcGAAAGTGAAATGCAAGAGAAATATCCCCATCTATTTTTAGACtattctgaggacaaaatccttttaaggggtaGATTGTAGTGACTGGGAATTTCGCGATGTAATTTAAAGATTAAAATATAGTTTTATGGATTATGTGGATTTTTGTgaataaataaaagattaaatgATTATATAGTTAAATGTTATTATTATGTAATAGTAACTAGGAATGTAAAGtaactcgttccagtttgatgaaTCAGCTAAGGGATTAAGCTGTGTCGTCGGGCCATCAAGTTGAACAGTACCCGTATTAAAAAGGGAtgaaaatatttaaaagtgtgaatgtgaaacataTGTGATGATCTTGTGTGTTTGCATGATATTGGAGGTGTTgtggattaaaaactaaggtatattaattgttgtatttttTACTAAGGTTCGgaagctcaaggcctttaatggctgctctcgtgtttcgtatcttaactctgcctttacgggatgcctatgtatctctgtgaattagagaatcaagccaaaaacgtagttcttgattattgccctcggggctatggcggcgagggcACACCAAGGACATAGTGGCCTGTATGTCCTTAATCGAGGATTAAgccaaaacgtagttctgatttgtggggtgagaccccttatatagatgttgggagtccttgaattggacttgggttaggagacttggtgggcaagtctcagaattagaatgcactttggagtcctaggaagtaggaaactaaTTCCTTATCCTATCAGGTCCCTTGGGGGCTAATcttcaaggatttatatcctcactggGACTCATCTTgacagctgatttatcccttattaattaattatgaaattaattaatattcagggttttgggccctttctaattgggcttcgttattggaccgtatctggtctaattaattttaacaccaattatattcctaggctatttttggcccctatcaagggtcttgggcctcttctaatgggcttaactgtcagcccaatgttaatacaattaatgcgatattaattatgcaatcagggtttattttattccct
This sequence is a window from Apium graveolens cultivar Ventura chromosome 9, ASM990537v1, whole genome shotgun sequence. Protein-coding genes within it:
- the LOC141685383 gene encoding uncharacterized protein LOC141685383, producing the protein MARNCREPVQKVNVLRIVGPPLPETPTAQSRARTFNMTMKDAVQNVDVVAGTLVINSVEVEVLMDSGATRSFIAESVIDRLKCIAYLLETTLIIEVAIQERVTANRICPNCELLIDSDIQNKEAGKFLTAIQTKRLLRQGCEAYLAHVKDVEAESLRIKDIPVVKDFLDVFLDELPGLPPDREIEFMIDLAPGTEPVLKAPYRMAPVKMKELTIQLQELLNKGVIHLSVSPWADTLSRKEMLNVLTSFEELIKEFEKLEIEVRVLEFVNEATYAMTFQPEILEKIRYCQE